One genomic region from Xenopus laevis strain J_2021 chromosome 2L, Xenopus_laevis_v10.1, whole genome shotgun sequence encodes:
- the LOC121399967 gene encoding uncharacterized protein LOC121399967 — MSERSIKTRSRVSHSSRLSNRSQVSDAALFRAEAAAALAQLTFTGKETELKLEKTRLEAMMEADKARLEVEAKLQMTRLEASIEILNLRKTVAIANAKADTLDAVLDTTEQASQKFTMQPDVKPETAMQRTKEYVLKHSQEYSPSMPSLEKLSEYRDSDVIPSFGQNHSIPLQNIPLQCDYNVPVVTSTSPPDGALLQEQKDFKQLYPVDVKTPAARDYNDIQRTLPVTNKYSYPPVAQPVVPDRGSHSPEGAYQYTPDVKPALPIKPDSDQLTGNRQMSDLVRFMARREMITSGLVQFDEKSENYRAWKASFKNAIEDLHLSYKEETDLLVKWLGPESSRQVKGIRAVYVNDSCKGLQMSWQRLNEDYGAPEKIEKSLWDRIDNFRNIFERDCSKKLREFSDLVIELLAAKNEGCFLGLDNLDSARGIEDLVKKLPDSLKRKWASHGTKYKEIHNVLFPPFSYFVQFISQQAKMYNDPGFAQTFQTFGDNKPEKYRYKNTPQRSSIRVHKTEVSQATGNSSAFTDAQTMDLTKGCPIHHKPHPLYKCRGFRGKPLDERKTFLKQNNICYRCCASNAHLAKDCDKSVSCTECNSDRHVSALHPGPAPWSVRPLERSDHGGEGKDNSAEATVTATCTEVCGGDL, encoded by the coding sequence ATGTCCGAACGATCAATCAAGACCAGATCTAGGGTGTCACATTCATCCAGACTCTCAAACCGCTCCCAGGTGTCTGACGCTGCGCTTTTCCGTGCAGAAGCTGCCGCTGCACTAGCTCAACTCACATTTACTGGGAAGGAAACAGAGCTAAAATTAGAGAAGACACGCTTAGAGGCTATGATGgaggcagacaaggcaaggttAGAAGTGGAGGCAAAGCTTCAAATGACACGCTTAGAAGCTTCAATAGAGATTCTTAATTTACGTAAGACGGTGGCAATTGCGAATGCcaaggcagatacattagatgcAGTTCTTGACACTACAGAACAAGCAAGTCAGAAATTCACTATGCAGCCTGATGTAAAACCAGAAACTGCTATGCAACGTACTAAAGAATATGTGCTGAAACATTCACAGGAGTACAGTCCATCAATGCCAAGCCTAGAAAAACTTAGTGAATACAGAGACAGTGATGTTATCCCATCATTTGGGCAAAATCATAGTATACCtctccagaacattcctttaCAATGTGACTACAATGTGCCCGTAGTTACCTCTACCTCACCACCAGATGGTGCTCTGTTACAAGAACAAAAGGATTTCAAACAATTGTATCCTGTTGATGTGAAAACTCCTGCAGCCAGAGACTATAATGACATTCAGAGGACTTTACCTGTTACTAATAAATACAGCTATCCTCCTGTTGCACAACCAGTGGTTCCTGATAGAGGCAGTCATTCTCCAGAGGGAGCATACCAGTACACACCAGATGTGAAGCCAGCGCTTCCTATTAAGCCTGATTCAGACCAACTTACTGGCAATCGGCAGATGTCAGACTTAGTGAGATTTATGGCACGCAGAGAAATGATAACATCAGGCCTTGTTCAGTTTGATGAGAAGTCAGAAAACTACAGGGCTTGGAAGGCGTCATTCAAAAATGCTATAGAGGATCTACACCTTTCATACAAAGAAGAAACAGATCTCCTAGTGAAGTGGCTAGGTCCAGAGTCCAGCAGACAAGTGAAAGGCATTCGGGCAGTATATGTCAATGATTCTTGTAAAGGACTACAGATGTCATGGCAAAGGTTGAACGAAGATTATGGAGCTCCAGAGAAGATTGAAAAATCCCTGTGGGACAGGATTGACAACTTTAGGAATATCTTTGAAAGAGATTGCAGCAAGAAACTTAGAGAATTCAGTGATCTGGTAATAGAACTGTTGGCAGCAAAAAATGAAGGTTGCTTTCTAGGACTAGATAATCTTGATTCCGCTAGAGGAATAGAAGACCTTGTAAAAAAGCTGCCAGATTCTCTAAAAAGGAAATGGGCATCAcatgggaccaagtacaaggaaaTACATAATGTACTATTCCCACCATTCTCTTATTTCGTGCAATTTATCTCTCAACAGGCAAAGATGTACAATGACCCAGGGTTTGCTCAGACGTTCCAGACCTTTGGTGACAACAAGCCAGAGAAATACCGCTACAAGAACACCCCTCAGAGAAGTTCCATCAGGGTGCACAAGACTGAAGTATCTCAAGCTACAGGAAACTCTTCTGCTTTCACTGATGCCCAGACCATGGACTTAACTAAAGGATGTCCGATTCATCACAAACCTCATCCTCTGTACAAATGCAGAGGCTTCAGAGGTAAGCCCCTTGATGAGAGAAAGACtttcttaaaacaaaacaatatttgttaCCGTTGCTGTGCCTCAAATGCACACCTTGCGAAAGACTGTGACAAATCAGTTAGCTGCACAGAGTGCAACAGTGACAGACATGTGTCTGCTCTTCATCCTGGTCCTGCACCATGGTCAGTCAGGCCTCTAGAAAGGAGTGATCATGGCGGGGAGGGAAAGGACAACAGTGCAGAGGCTACAGTAACTGCAACATGTACTGAAGTGTGTGGAGGAGATCTTTGA
- the LOC121399968 gene encoding uncharacterized protein LOC121399968 has product MRQHFFAFMGKVIQNGHAEIAAPVTIQGKVLLRDLTSETQDWDAPLPEGKRLSWEDWKESLHHLKHIQVTRPYVSVSCSNAKYKELCVFSDASTQAIAAVAYLKVIDSESQVHIGFVLGKAKLAPCPELTVPRLELCAAVLAVDIAAFITKEIDTNIDSVSYFTDSRIVLGYICNEKRRFYVFVSNRVQRIRRSSLPEQWHYVSTESNPADLATRSVSAAHLKDTMWFTGPPFLSHSHHLKLETETFTLVDPAQDTEIRPQVTTLSTTSKGKELGSERFCRFSSWNTLTRALAHLIHVAHLFKQKRDSQLDHCKGWHLCKELNLVQ; this is encoded by the coding sequence ATGAGACAGcatttctttgcatttatggGAAAGGTAATCCAAAATGGCCACGCAGAGATAGCTGCACCAGTAACCATTCAAGGGAAAGTTCTTCTTCGTGATCTCACCTCTGAGACTCAAGATTGGGATGCACCCCTGCCTGAAGGTAAGAGACTGTCATGGGAAGATTGGAAAGAGTCCCTTCACCATTTGAAGCACATACAGGTAACTAGACCCTATGTATCTGTTTCTTGTTCTAATGCTAAATACAAAGAACTTTGTGTGTTTTCAGATGCTTCCACGCAAGCAATTGCAGCAGTGGCCTACTTAAAGGTGATAGATTCTGAAAGTCAGGTCCACATAGGTTTTGTGCTAGGAAAAGCTAAGTTAGCCCCATGTCCAGAACTTACAGTCCCACGACTCGAACTCTGTGCAGCAGTCCTCGCAGTGGATATAGCTGCATTCATAACAAAAGAAATTGACACCAATATAGACTCTGTCAGCTACTTCACAGACAGCAGAATAGTTTTAGGCTACATTTGCAATGAGAAAAGAAGATTTTATGTCTTTGTTAGCAACAGAGTTCAGCGAATAAGAAGATCCTCTCTCCCTGAACAATGGCACTATGTGTCAACAGAGAGCAATCCAGCTGATCTGGCCACAAGATCTGTATCAGCAGCACACCTGAAAGATACTATGTGGTTCACAGGTCCACCCTTCTTGAGTCATTCTCACCACTTGAAACTAGAGACTGAAACCTTTACATTAGTGGATCCGGCTCAAGATACAGAGATTCGTCCACAAGTTACAACCTTGAGTACAACATCCAAAGGTAAAGAACTAGGGTCTGAACGTTTTTGCAGGTTCTCTAGCTGGAATACTTTGACGAGAGCATTAGCACACCTCATTCATGTAGCGCATCTGTTCAAACAAAAAAGAGACAGCCAACTTGATCATTGTAAGGGCTGGCACCTTTGCAAAGAACTAAACTTGGTGCAATGA